The Phycisphaerales bacterium genome includes a region encoding these proteins:
- the ribF gene encoding riboflavin biosynthesis protein RibF encodes MTIHDGLELFSAPAVGTVLTIGNFDGVHRGHAALLAAAQRLGADTGAQPLVVTFDRHPLAVLSPERVPPTLTTLSDKLALLARNDVADVLILRAEPDLLALSAEDFLAGLVARARPRVFVEGPDFSFGRGRGGSVATLKACAARWGYRVEVLPPVHCEQLPTQPRIHSSAVRQALWEGRIEDATALLGRFHRVVGETVGGAGRGRHLGFATANLSAIPQMLPQEAVYACIAELADGLCSAAAVNVGPQPTFDQPALRVEAHLLDYNGDLRGQRVALHFLRRLRGQQKFAGTKELVAQIEQDVAETAAAAGQVLDIPVIRQGLLVTGLPMD; translated from the coding sequence ATGACCATCCACGACGGCCTCGAACTGTTCAGCGCCCCGGCGGTGGGAACCGTCCTCACGATTGGTAATTTCGACGGTGTGCATCGCGGCCACGCGGCCCTGCTCGCAGCCGCACAGCGACTGGGGGCGGACACGGGCGCGCAGCCGCTCGTGGTGACATTCGACCGCCACCCCCTGGCAGTGCTGTCGCCGGAGCGCGTGCCACCGACGTTGACCACGCTGTCCGACAAGCTCGCCCTGCTGGCGCGCAATGACGTCGCCGATGTGCTCATCCTTCGTGCCGAGCCCGACCTGCTCGCTCTTTCCGCCGAGGACTTCCTCGCTGGGCTGGTTGCCCGGGCCCGTCCGCGGGTTTTCGTGGAGGGCCCCGATTTCAGTTTCGGCCGTGGTCGCGGCGGAAGCGTGGCGACCCTGAAGGCCTGTGCGGCACGCTGGGGCTACCGAGTGGAGGTGCTCCCGCCGGTACATTGCGAGCAACTGCCGACACAACCGCGTATTCACAGCTCGGCCGTGCGACAAGCGCTTTGGGAGGGGCGGATCGAAGACGCCACCGCGCTGCTGGGCCGTTTTCATCGCGTAGTCGGCGAAACGGTAGGTGGGGCCGGTCGCGGCCGTCACCTAGGTTTCGCCACGGCCAATCTCAGCGCGATTCCACAGATGCTGCCGCAGGAGGCCGTGTATGCCTGCATTGCGGAACTGGCGGACGGGCTGTGCAGCGCGGCGGCGGTCAATGTCGGGCCACAGCCCACCTTTGACCAGCCGGCGCTGCGCGTGGAGGCCCACCTGCTTGACTACAACGGCGACCTGCGTGGTCAACGGGTCGCGCTGCATTTCCTGCGACGTCTGCGTGGTCAGCAGAAGTTCGCGGGCACCAAGGAGCTGGTAGCACAGATCGAGCAGGATGTGGCGGAAACAGCGGCGGCTGCGGGGCAGGTGCTGGATATTCCTGTGATCCGGCAGGGGCTGCTGGTGACCGGACTGCCAATGGATTGA
- a CDS encoding Mu-like prophage major head subunit gpT family protein, which translates to MSVLNSTGLTSRAVVGRFYRRLEEFATSAWWTKLALHFASNQASETYRWLGMVPQVREWVGGRQVRPLRSRGVTIVNKTWEATIRVDADELRRDKTGQLLIRINDLARRVATHPNRLLTQLIAEGTGAAGYDGRPFFDGQHAEGDSGNQSNLLTAQATAPTAPTDQELYEAIVAGIARILSFRDDQGEPLHDGAREFLVMVPMPFLSPTLVALSGRTVAATSNPLAQGEPFRVTWVANPRLTWTDRFVIFRTDGSSRPFIFQEELPVQVQVLAEGSELEVNENQHQYGVKAIHAAGYGFWQDACLVTFA; encoded by the coding sequence ATGAGTGTTTTGAATTCCACCGGTCTCACCTCCCGCGCCGTCGTCGGACGGTTCTATCGTCGACTCGAGGAGTTCGCCACCAGCGCCTGGTGGACGAAACTGGCCCTGCACTTCGCCAGCAACCAGGCCAGCGAGACCTACCGCTGGCTCGGTATGGTACCGCAGGTCCGCGAATGGGTCGGCGGCCGGCAGGTGCGCCCGCTGCGCAGTCGCGGCGTCACCATCGTCAACAAGACTTGGGAAGCGACGATTCGCGTCGACGCCGATGAGCTGCGCCGCGACAAGACCGGCCAACTGCTCATCCGCATCAACGATCTCGCACGGCGCGTCGCCACGCACCCCAACCGCCTGCTCACGCAACTCATCGCCGAGGGGACCGGGGCAGCGGGTTACGACGGCCGGCCGTTCTTCGACGGCCAGCACGCCGAGGGCGACTCGGGCAACCAGAGCAACCTGCTCACCGCGCAGGCCACCGCACCGACGGCCCCCACCGACCAGGAGTTGTACGAAGCGATCGTGGCAGGCATCGCCCGGATTCTGAGCTTCCGCGATGACCAGGGTGAACCGCTGCACGACGGCGCACGCGAATTCCTCGTCATGGTGCCGATGCCGTTCCTCTCGCCGACACTCGTCGCGTTGTCGGGCCGGACCGTCGCCGCAACCAGCAATCCACTCGCCCAGGGGGAACCGTTCCGTGTCACCTGGGTGGCGAACCCGCGGCTCACCTGGACCGACCGTTTCGTCATTTTCCGCACGGATGGTTCTTCACGTCCGTTCATCTTCCAGGAAGAACTGCCCGTGCAGGTGCAGGTGCTGGCCGAGGGCAGCGAACTCGAAGTCAACGAAAACCAGCACCAGTACGGCGTGAAGGCCATTCACGCGGCGGGCTATGGCTTCTGGCAGGACGCGTGCCTCGTCACGTTCGCCTGA
- a CDS encoding DUF935 family protein, with amino-acid sequence MSPAPPTSRVAAVLRSLGSLLPEVRRRRVSTSGRPLRADFNRQYPTIGLAPAQLRAILQGADAGQPRAQFELFAEMLQKWPRLAAVERTRRLALTGLDWDMAPDEDATPVRNRSQATAAADYCRTVLRQLTNLPAVLDHLATATGYGLALAELVWERGRLMDIVPVPATRLLSDHAAPWRLRVLTDEHPLDGVALDRHPSKWIVHQPQQMPGRRFDNGLLRVSALLFLAQNLSFKDWLIYSQIAGMPVRIAQFDQGTSEAEQQRLLQMLQALNSDAVAVVNKGVELKFVEAARGADRPYAPLQEYCNTEVTILWLGQHLTTDLRAIGSRATAEVHDRVREDLLAADLADEAATLRRDLLAPLVRARFGDGTPVPHFRRALVQTIDTRQLCETLATAVERLGLPVPQRWAYQALGIPAPQVGEATIPGREP; translated from the coding sequence GTGTCGCCTGCACCGCCCACCTCCCGCGTCGCCGCCGTCCTCCGCTCCCTCGGGTCCCTCCTCCCCGAGGTCCGGCGGCGGCGCGTCTCAACTTCCGGCCGGCCACTGCGGGCCGACTTCAACCGCCAGTATCCCACGATCGGCCTGGCGCCCGCACAACTTCGGGCCATCCTCCAGGGTGCCGACGCCGGCCAGCCCCGGGCCCAGTTTGAGCTCTTCGCCGAAATGCTTCAGAAGTGGCCCCGGCTCGCAGCGGTAGAACGTACACGACGTCTCGCCCTGACCGGGCTCGACTGGGACATGGCCCCGGATGAGGACGCCACCCCGGTACGTAACCGGTCGCAGGCCACCGCCGCCGCGGACTACTGTCGCACGGTACTGCGACAGCTCACCAACCTGCCAGCGGTCCTGGACCACCTGGCAACCGCGACGGGCTACGGCCTCGCACTGGCGGAACTGGTGTGGGAGCGTGGTCGGCTCATGGACATCGTTCCCGTACCCGCCACGCGACTACTGTCGGATCACGCCGCGCCGTGGCGTCTGCGCGTTCTCACGGACGAACATCCGCTGGACGGTGTGGCTCTCGACCGTCACCCGTCGAAATGGATCGTTCATCAGCCGCAGCAGATGCCCGGACGGCGCTTCGACAATGGCTTGTTGCGGGTGTCGGCGCTGCTGTTCCTGGCGCAGAATCTCAGCTTCAAGGACTGGCTGATCTACTCGCAGATCGCCGGCATGCCGGTGCGCATCGCACAGTTCGACCAGGGTACGTCGGAAGCAGAACAGCAGCGCCTGCTCCAGATGCTCCAGGCCCTCAACAGCGACGCGGTCGCCGTGGTCAACAAGGGGGTCGAACTCAAGTTTGTTGAAGCCGCCCGCGGCGCGGATCGACCCTACGCCCCATTGCAGGAATACTGCAACACCGAGGTCACAATCCTGTGGCTTGGGCAGCACCTCACCACCGATCTGCGCGCTATCGGTTCACGAGCGACCGCCGAAGTGCATGACCGTGTGCGCGAGGATCTGCTCGCGGCCGACCTGGCAGACGAAGCGGCCACGTTGCGGCGTGACTTGCTGGCACCCCTGGTGCGGGCACGCTTCGGTGATGGCACGCCGGTTCCACACTTCCGCCGGGCGCTGGTACAGACGATCGACACGCGCCAATTGTGCGAAACGCTTGCAACAGCCGTCGAACGGCTTGGTCTGCCGGTACCGCAGCGCTGGGCCTACCAGGCGCTGGGCATTCCGGCACCGCAAGTCGGTGAAGCCACCATCCCGGGGAGAGAACCATGA
- the lysA gene encoding diaminopimelate decarboxylase, producing the protein MNLFTYRGGNLQVEGLPVADLAVRFGTPAYLYSAGTLRTHYERLATAFRPLEPLICYSVKCCSNLHILKLLAACGSGFDVVSGGELFRALRAGAPAEKIVFAGVGKSTDELEEALRAGVGMLNVESASELEQLADVATRLGLPLRVAIRIVPEVDAKTHSYTTTGTRQNKFGVTIEETRTLFERFGRHRQLTLCGLHIHIGSPVYDPQSYVAAIERTLALRDALARAGHAVDTLDIGGGYGAEYKGGESPDAAAYAAAILPLLQGSGLKVVLEPGRAIAANAGIVVTRVLHVKDTGSRRFVITDASMTELIRPALYGAYHFIWPVAVGEHVPANYAPEQPFEGLTVCDVVGPVCESGDFLAKDRALPPVRRGDLLAVFTAGAYAMTMASQYNTRPRAPEVLVDGTEARLIRRRETYEDLIAPELV; encoded by the coding sequence ATGAACTTGTTTACCTACCGCGGTGGGAACCTGCAGGTGGAGGGCCTGCCCGTAGCGGACTTGGCGGTCCGTTTTGGAACGCCGGCATACCTGTACTCGGCGGGAACGCTACGGACTCATTACGAGCGCCTCGCGACGGCGTTTCGTCCGCTCGAACCATTGATCTGTTACTCGGTGAAGTGCTGCTCGAACCTGCACATTCTGAAGCTGCTCGCCGCCTGCGGCAGCGGCTTTGATGTGGTCAGCGGCGGCGAGCTGTTCCGGGCCCTCCGCGCAGGTGCGCCTGCGGAGAAGATCGTGTTCGCCGGCGTTGGTAAGAGTACCGACGAGCTCGAGGAGGCCCTGCGCGCCGGGGTCGGCATGCTCAATGTCGAGTCGGCCTCAGAGCTTGAACAACTGGCCGACGTCGCGACCCGCCTCGGACTGCCGCTCCGCGTCGCGATCCGGATCGTTCCCGAGGTCGATGCCAAGACCCATTCCTACACGACCACCGGTACGCGGCAGAACAAGTTCGGCGTTACCATCGAGGAGACGCGGACGCTTTTCGAGCGTTTCGGCCGCCATCGGCAGCTCACGCTCTGTGGTCTGCACATCCACATCGGCTCCCCGGTTTACGATCCGCAATCCTACGTGGCCGCGATCGAGCGCACCCTCGCGCTACGCGACGCACTCGCGCGGGCCGGGCATGCTGTGGACACCCTCGATATCGGTGGCGGCTACGGCGCCGAGTACAAGGGCGGCGAGTCGCCCGATGCTGCTGCTTATGCGGCGGCCATCCTCCCGTTGTTGCAGGGATCCGGGTTGAAGGTCGTCCTGGAGCCCGGGCGTGCGATTGCGGCCAACGCCGGGATCGTTGTGACGCGCGTGCTGCACGTGAAAGACACCGGCAGCCGCCGCTTCGTGATCACCGATGCATCCATGACCGAGTTGATCCGGCCGGCGCTCTACGGTGCCTACCATTTCATCTGGCCCGTGGCCGTCGGCGAGCACGTCCCGGCAAACTACGCGCCCGAACAGCCGTTTGAGGGACTCACGGTGTGCGACGTGGTTGGACCGGTCTGCGAGAGCGGCGACTTCCTCGCGAAGGACCGCGCTCTGCCGCCCGTGCGACGTGGCGACCTGCTCGCGGTCTTCACTGCCGGTGCCTATGCAATGACCATGGCGAGCCAGTACAACACGCGCCCGCGTGCCCCCGAGGTGCTTGTGGATGGAACCGAAGCGCGGCTGATTCGCCGGCGTGAGACGTACGAGGACCTGATTGCGCCAGAGTTGGTGTAG
- a CDS encoding DUF1320 family protein: MSYITTDQLAGRLGSTLYARLTDRVNGAVPDHGVAAAIIAGAAAVADGYFAQRYAVPLPLATSPELAFIVTTRVLDLAEYHAWQSSPFVSSPPQRITANYAAAIRWFEDIASGRLPLPAASTTAPPAANRTAPRHHAPPRTLTAEELSGL; this comes from the coding sequence ATGAGCTACATCACCACTGACCAGCTTGCTGGACGTCTTGGCTCCACGCTCTACGCCCGGCTGACGGATCGCGTCAACGGTGCCGTTCCGGATCACGGCGTAGCCGCCGCAATCATCGCCGGCGCCGCCGCGGTCGCCGACGGTTATTTTGCACAGCGCTACGCTGTGCCGCTCCCCCTGGCCACGAGTCCGGAGCTAGCGTTCATCGTCACCACGCGCGTGCTCGACCTTGCAGAGTACCACGCGTGGCAGTCCTCCCCTTTCGTCAGCAGTCCGCCCCAACGCATCACGGCTAACTACGCGGCCGCGATACGCTGGTTCGAAGACATCGCCAGTGGACGCTTGCCCCTGCCGGCGGCAAGCACCACGGCCCCACCCGCCGCAAATCGGACGGCGCCCCGACACCACGCGCCGCCGCGCACGCTGACCGCCGAGGAATTGTCCGGCCTGTAG
- the smc gene encoding chromosome segregation protein SMC, producing MFLKRIVLNGFKSFADRTEFEFGEGITAVVGPNGCGKSNVLDAVRWGLGEQSARTLRGGKMQDIIFSGSRSRKPANFAEVELVFDNRGHILRHDAEEVAVARTLYRSGESEYRINGKGARLRDVRELLLDTGVGVDAYSVIAQGKVDLLLQSNPVERREIFEEAAGISRYKVRRVEAQRKLERTQNNLLRLQDIVEELEKRLRSVRLAAGKARNFQEYDRQLRELRSSYALAEFHELEQARAQLADTVATRAQELHSERAALVAEEAAVVRVESERDALTHRIEAEEADLRAAQNALSTLAERLAQIEKRLPELATLRERRQRQAEDAAARLAQQRERIATEQANFRQLEVVEEQASARVTALQGERAAAERRAGERRSEYEQEREAAFEAARRGALLQNEQVNATQQRARFEAQLERLGARARDIEQERGVLAGRLAELEERTARLDTEIDGVRRVLNSEEGELAALHAEAEQLDEEITSLKEGRSATLSRLKLLEDMERRLEGVDQGTRAVLGWRGHVDHNGTVAGLVADVLRIDGPRVGALQAVLATIENHIVVRETAAFLAALERHGGAPGPVRVVALDRLGREPARIAYDHAPGYIGRAADWVDCEALYRPLAERLLGRVFVVETPEDALRLAPEAPVGSIFVTLAGETVGADGRLSFGTSRGTLGLISRKAEIRQLQEELESLETRLVHQTRRRMELDAAVSDLQLRKSERLEQIARLQREHAESRGALGRVHEARERHEREARLLADEMGGVQRSAQELRQRLTELAAETATTAKAQQQHEARTAELLAAVQTLEGEVAGLQQQCTEALVARGRAGEKRSAAAEALAELEAQADNLVQAQGAARREADEAAWQISAAESERETTQAAHQKQEAECVVRSERVGALRSERETIRLALESQVTAVRGRYARVEELDAALGGERVQLRECEVRKEALTTRIREELEIDLAKQYEGYEHTEHDWAAIKAEIDDLRGKIARLGNVNLDALTELEELTPRYEQLVAQRDDLTYSIAQLEQLITDLDDESRTRFTTTFEEIRTHFEEMFRKLFGGGKADIILEDPTQPLECGIEIVARPPGKTSQTISLLSGGEKTMTAVALVMAVFRSRPSPFAILDEVDAALDEANTERFNGILQEFLSYSQFVIITHSKQTMASADVLYGVTMEEPGVSKRVSVRFEDRVRAPSVA from the coding sequence GTGTTTCTGAAGCGAATTGTCCTGAACGGCTTCAAAAGCTTCGCAGACCGAACCGAGTTCGAGTTCGGCGAGGGGATTACCGCGGTTGTAGGCCCGAACGGCTGCGGTAAGAGTAACGTGCTCGATGCCGTCCGCTGGGGGCTCGGCGAGCAGTCCGCCCGGACCCTCCGCGGCGGCAAGATGCAGGACATCATCTTCAGCGGTTCACGCTCCCGCAAGCCGGCTAACTTTGCCGAGGTTGAACTCGTCTTCGACAACCGTGGCCACATCCTTCGCCACGACGCGGAAGAAGTGGCGGTGGCGCGCACGCTCTACCGTAGCGGCGAGAGCGAGTATCGCATCAACGGCAAGGGCGCGCGCCTGCGTGATGTCCGGGAACTGCTGCTGGATACGGGTGTGGGGGTCGATGCTTATAGCGTGATTGCCCAGGGCAAAGTGGACCTGCTGCTCCAGTCCAATCCTGTCGAGCGGCGCGAAATCTTCGAAGAGGCCGCTGGCATCAGCCGTTACAAGGTCCGCCGGGTCGAGGCGCAGCGCAAGCTGGAACGCACCCAGAACAACCTGCTGCGGCTGCAGGACATCGTCGAGGAGCTTGAGAAGCGGTTGCGCAGTGTGCGTCTCGCCGCCGGCAAAGCGCGTAACTTCCAGGAATACGATCGGCAACTGCGGGAACTCCGGTCGTCGTACGCGCTGGCCGAGTTCCATGAGCTGGAGCAGGCCCGCGCGCAACTAGCGGATACCGTTGCGACCCGCGCGCAGGAGTTGCACTCCGAACGCGCGGCGCTTGTGGCCGAAGAGGCCGCCGTGGTGCGCGTCGAGTCCGAGCGCGATGCCCTTACACATCGGATCGAAGCGGAAGAAGCCGACTTGCGCGCGGCTCAGAACGCGCTCAGCACGCTCGCGGAGCGACTGGCGCAGATCGAGAAGCGGTTGCCGGAACTGGCGACCCTGAGGGAACGCCGGCAAAGACAGGCCGAGGATGCGGCCGCGCGTCTCGCCCAGCAGCGCGAGCGCATCGCGACAGAGCAGGCGAACTTTCGTCAACTCGAGGTGGTCGAGGAACAGGCGTCCGCGCGCGTCACTGCGCTCCAGGGAGAGCGGGCGGCGGCTGAACGGCGGGCGGGGGAGCGGCGCAGTGAATATGAGCAGGAGCGTGAAGCTGCGTTCGAAGCGGCGCGGCGCGGCGCGCTGCTGCAAAATGAGCAGGTCAACGCAACGCAGCAGCGGGCGCGTTTCGAAGCACAACTCGAACGCTTGGGGGCGCGCGCCCGGGATATCGAGCAGGAGCGCGGTGTACTGGCCGGGCGCCTGGCCGAGCTGGAGGAGCGCACGGCGCGACTCGACACCGAAATCGACGGGGTGCGGCGTGTGCTCAACAGCGAGGAGGGTGAGCTCGCCGCACTGCATGCCGAAGCCGAGCAGCTCGACGAGGAGATCACCAGTCTGAAAGAGGGGCGGAGTGCCACCCTGTCTCGGCTGAAACTGTTGGAAGACATGGAGCGGCGGCTGGAAGGCGTCGATCAGGGCACACGCGCTGTCCTCGGCTGGCGCGGGCATGTGGATCACAACGGCACCGTGGCCGGGCTCGTCGCGGACGTCCTGCGTATCGATGGCCCGCGCGTCGGCGCCTTGCAGGCGGTCCTTGCGACGATCGAGAACCACATTGTCGTGCGGGAGACCGCCGCGTTTCTGGCCGCGCTGGAGCGGCACGGGGGGGCCCCGGGTCCGGTGCGTGTCGTCGCGCTGGATCGACTGGGCCGGGAACCCGCGCGCATCGCCTACGACCACGCCCCCGGCTACATCGGACGAGCCGCTGATTGGGTGGACTGCGAAGCGTTGTATCGCCCGCTGGCGGAGCGGCTGCTGGGGCGTGTCTTTGTCGTGGAAACACCCGAAGACGCGCTGCGGCTGGCGCCGGAAGCGCCGGTCGGCAGCATCTTCGTTACCCTCGCCGGCGAGACCGTGGGAGCCGATGGTCGGCTGAGCTTCGGCACCTCCCGTGGTACGCTGGGGCTGATCAGCCGCAAGGCCGAGATTCGCCAACTGCAGGAGGAGCTCGAGTCACTCGAAACGCGCCTCGTACACCAAACCCGGCGTCGCATGGAACTCGACGCGGCCGTCTCGGACCTGCAACTGCGCAAGAGTGAGCGGCTTGAACAAATCGCGCGGCTGCAACGTGAGCACGCCGAGTCGCGGGGCGCGCTGGGCCGGGTCCACGAGGCCCGCGAGCGCCATGAGCGGGAGGCCCGGCTGCTGGCGGATGAGATGGGCGGGGTGCAGCGCTCGGCGCAGGAATTGCGGCAGCGCCTCACCGAGCTCGCCGCGGAAACCGCGACGACCGCCAAGGCCCAGCAGCAGCACGAAGCCCGCACGGCGGAACTGCTGGCCGCTGTACAGACCTTGGAGGGGGAGGTAGCCGGCCTGCAACAACAGTGTACCGAAGCGCTGGTGGCGCGCGGCCGGGCCGGGGAAAAGCGGTCGGCTGCGGCCGAAGCGCTGGCCGAATTGGAGGCGCAGGCGGACAACCTGGTGCAGGCGCAGGGGGCGGCCCGGCGCGAGGCCGATGAAGCGGCTTGGCAGATCAGCGCGGCAGAATCCGAGCGAGAAACGACGCAGGCGGCCCACCAGAAGCAGGAAGCGGAATGTGTCGTGCGGTCCGAACGGGTCGGGGCGCTACGGTCCGAGCGTGAGACGATTCGACTGGCGCTCGAGTCCCAGGTGACCGCAGTGCGCGGGCGCTATGCGCGGGTGGAGGAACTGGACGCGGCGCTCGGTGGCGAGCGCGTGCAGTTGCGTGAGTGCGAGGTGCGGAAGGAGGCCCTGACCACGCGCATCCGGGAGGAGCTCGAGATCGACCTCGCGAAGCAGTATGAGGGCTACGAGCACACCGAGCACGATTGGGCCGCGATCAAGGCGGAAATCGACGATTTGCGGGGGAAGATCGCACGGCTGGGCAACGTGAACCTCGACGCGCTGACCGAGCTGGAGGAACTCACGCCGCGTTACGAGCAGCTCGTCGCTCAGCGTGACGATCTCACGTATTCCATCGCGCAGCTCGAGCAGCTCATCACGGATCTCGACGACGAATCGCGGACGCGCTTCACGACGACCTTTGAGGAGATCCGAACGCACTTCGAAGAGATGTTCCGCAAACTTTTCGGCGGCGGAAAAGCCGATATCATTCTCGAGGATCCGACGCAGCCCCTGGAGTGCGGTATCGAGATCGTTGCACGACCACCGGGCAAGACGTCGCAGACGATCTCGCTGCTGAGTGGTGGCGAGAAGACGATGACGGCCGTCGCATTGGTCATGGCCGTCTTTCGCAGCCGGCCGTCGCCGTTCGCAATTCTGGATGAAGTGGACGCAGCCCTTGATGAAGCGAACACAGAACGCTTCAATGGGATCTTGCAGGAGTTCCTGTCGTACTCGCAGTTCGTCATCATCACGCACAGCAAGCAGACGATGGCCAGTGCGGATGTGCTGTACGGAGTTACGATGGAAGAGCCGGGCGTCAGCAAGCGCGTGAGCGTCCGGTTTGAAGATCGCGTACGAGCGCCCTCGGTGGCGTGA
- a CDS encoding GNAT family N-acetyltransferase has translation MKRNLPSTARYPASPYTTPEAERELRIRSATPRDAEALGFFFDTLLRRDYFLRRGQLRDMLCSRRHTLLLATLADVLVGVAILTRGSRLVNALVHPAYRGLGIGRALVNGSGAAEARAKLDISSGDPSGFYRRLGFHPTGERNRKGNIVIFRRPQATGIPFHTQTH, from the coding sequence ATGAAACGCAACTTGCCATCCACGGCGCGCTACCCGGCATCGCCGTACACCACCCCCGAGGCGGAACGGGAGCTGCGTATCCGCTCCGCCACACCCCGCGACGCCGAGGCACTTGGCTTCTTCTTCGATACGCTGCTGCGCCGCGACTACTTCCTGCGCCGCGGACAACTCCGCGACATGCTGTGCAGTCGGCGGCACACCCTCCTCCTCGCCACTTTGGCCGACGTGCTGGTCGGGGTCGCCATCCTGACGCGCGGTTCGCGCCTCGTGAACGCCCTGGTGCACCCGGCGTATCGTGGGCTCGGTATCGGGCGGGCGCTGGTCAACGGCAGCGGCGCAGCCGAAGCCCGCGCGAAGCTCGATATCTCCAGCGGCGATCCCAGCGGCTTCTATCGGCGGCTTGGGTTCCACCCGACCGGCGAACGCAACCGCAAAGGCAACATCGTCATTTTCCGGCGGCCGCAGGCCACAGGCATACCTTTCCACACACAAACCCATTGA
- a CDS encoding PEP-CTERM sorting domain-containing protein yields the protein MKKVLGLIAVLGIVTAATAQPSVSFYATSSAQPYGLSDATNAALPTQGEQTDSLYYSVSDWAHGPIAGDIVNQGEWAYIWAKVTGIVPAAFKIQGLGVSVRLNGGTDGITGIWYAGDDLAESGTIRWDYDVNQPFPTNDFVTHDFVGVGVEGAGLSGGATAAAAPSMRQRVGAANAGAAREFYFLLGAVTFDFGRSVGGELSVGPFQDGAAFNIDVPGLVVSGATLEVVPEPASFLLIALGALALRRR from the coding sequence ATGAAGAAGGTACTTGGACTTATTGCAGTGCTCGGCATCGTGACTGCCGCAACGGCGCAGCCGAGCGTGTCGTTCTACGCCACCAGCAGCGCGCAGCCCTACGGTCTGTCCGACGCGACGAACGCCGCTCTTCCGACCCAGGGCGAGCAGACCGACAGTCTTTACTACTCGGTCTCGGATTGGGCGCATGGCCCGATCGCCGGCGACATCGTGAACCAGGGCGAGTGGGCGTACATCTGGGCGAAGGTAACGGGTATTGTCCCCGCGGCCTTTAAGATTCAGGGTCTGGGCGTTTCGGTCCGTCTCAATGGCGGCACCGACGGCATCACCGGCATCTGGTACGCCGGCGACGATCTGGCCGAGTCCGGCACGATCCGCTGGGACTATGACGTCAACCAGCCCTTCCCGACCAACGACTTCGTCACGCACGACTTCGTCGGCGTCGGTGTCGAAGGTGCGGGCCTCAGTGGTGGTGCGACCGCTGCCGCCGCCCCGTCGATGCGTCAGCGCGTCGGTGCCGCGAATGCCGGCGCCGCCCGTGAGTTCTACTTCCTGCTCGGCGCCGTGACGTTCGACTTCGGTCGCAGTGTCGGTGGCGAGCTGAGCGTCGGCCCGTTCCAGGATGGCGCCGCGTTCAACATCGACGTCCCGGGCCTCGTGGTTTCGGGCGCGACGCTGGAAGTGGTTCCTGAGCCGGCCAGCTTCCTGCTGATCGCCCTCGGTGCCCTGGCCCTGCGTCGTCGCTAA
- a CDS encoding TlpA family protein disulfide reductase encodes MELVTGEPQVHDIRAVKIQGFYVGMEVPDFEFTRSDGTSGHLSDFRGQVVLLDFWATWCAPCLAAMPKLAEAQERYEAEGFVLLLASVDAQAETLERFLKQRSVPGTVFHAPGGLQGELARLFNVEGVPTNFLIGRDGKVRANDLDPRALDSAIRQALRDVPADGGDPPIVAQRG; translated from the coding sequence GTGGAGCTGGTTACGGGTGAGCCGCAGGTACACGACATTCGGGCCGTGAAGATCCAGGGCTTCTACGTCGGGATGGAGGTGCCGGACTTCGAGTTTACACGCAGCGACGGAACGTCCGGCCACCTGTCCGACTTTCGCGGCCAGGTTGTGCTGCTGGATTTCTGGGCCACATGGTGCGCACCGTGCCTCGCGGCGATGCCGAAGCTGGCGGAGGCGCAGGAGCGCTATGAGGCCGAAGGGTTTGTGCTGTTGCTCGCGAGCGTGGATGCGCAGGCGGAGACGCTGGAGCGATTTCTCAAGCAGCGCAGCGTCCCCGGGACGGTGTTCCACGCGCCCGGGGGCTTGCAGGGGGAACTTGCGCGGCTCTTCAACGTGGAAGGCGTGCCGACGAATTTCCTGATCGGCCGCGATGGGAAGGTGCGGGCTAACGATCTCGATCCGCGAGCGCTCGATTCCGCGATCCGGCAGGCCCTGCGCGACGTACCGGCCGACGGAGGCGATCCTCCGATCGTGGCGCAGCGAGGGTGA